In Spiroplasma clarkii, the DNA window TGCCCAACAGCAGAACAAATATAAACTGCATCCACCTCATCAACTAGTACTTCAAAACTATTTGTGGGCTTAGCAATTAAATTATGTTTGTTTATAAATGCTTTGGCTTCACTTGTTGATGCTGCATAAACACAGCTGATTTTTAGATCAACCACTGTAGCAAGGGCTGCTAAAAAATCATTTTCAACTTGATTATCACCAATAATCCCTATTCTTATCATGTTTTATTCCTCCATAAAGGGGTTAGTTTTGTCCTTTTTCTCTAGTTTAACTTGATTTTCTTCAACACCATTTGGTGTTTCAAGATCTGCTGGATCTTTTTCATTTCAGGCTTGAACCACAAGCACTTGTTCACCCGCAATACTTAGTGTATCGAGCATCGAAATTACAATTCCTAGTAAAATTAAAATTATACAAAGAGCTATGGCTAGACCATAAAATACGACCACTGACATTAATGAACCACAAATTAGCACAATTGCAAGGCCCATAACCAATAAATAAAGACAGATATTAATAATTATCTTTTGTTTTTCTTTGGGTTTTAAAGTATAGCTTGATTTTTTATGTAAATAAATTCTAAGCATCAGGTAAACCACTCCTGCAACTAAGGCTAGTCCTAAAAATACTAAGTTTAGTTTTAAATGATTGAGATTAATCCACTCATCAAAAACTCCATTTTGCTGCTTAATTGCAACAGCTAAACTTACAAAACCAATTAAGTATCACAAAAGCATAGAAAATGTGAAAGTATATTTAACAAAAACATATGATTTTGGGTTAATTTTTGAGTTCATAAATTATCTCTCCCTACTATAAAATATTTTAACAAGAAATTTATAAATATTAGTAAAATTAAAAAAACACTTCAAAAAGTGTAAAGTTTTAAGATTTTCATTTAATGAATCCAAAAGTACATAAGATCGAAGTAATTATAGTTAGTAATGGGAAACCAATCATTAATCAAGCCGGACCCATAATTTGTTCACCAAATAGTGCTCAAATAATAACTTGTAGTGAAGTTGTGGTGATACTTAAACAAAGAATTTGAGCAAACATCATTTTGTTATAATTAAACATCCTAATTTTAAAGATTTTATAAATAGCTATAAACAATGGAATAAAACAAACTGGTAGTAAGACTAATGAAACCACTGCTATTGTGATTTGAGTTCCAGTTTGATAATCATGAACTAGTCCTGGATAAATTATTGTTACTAAAAAGCAAGCTGCTAAAATTCAAAATCATCAGTTTCTTAAGATAACTCCAGCAAATTCTCTCCTAGAATCAATTCTAACATTACCAAGTCAACGGCTGAATTTTGATAAACCATTATTACGGTTAGAAATAAAAGTGGCAATTCAAATTGAGCTAAAACTAATTGTGCAAATTAATGAAATTGGTATGAGAACTGCTAGAAAGATATTTGTAGTTATCAACATATTTGTGTTGATGATGGTTGAATCAATGATACGACTATCAACATGAATTAAACCATTGCCAAACATTGTAGCTAAAGTACCATTTAAAAAGAAGTTAAATGAATTAATTCTAGTGTGATCAGTTTGGTACTCAGCACTACCAAAACTTTTAGAACCCTGATCTAATAATGATACCTTGTCAAATTGTTTTTCTAAAAAAGCTATCAAAATAATGAAAGTGATTGCACAAACTGCAAAAACTAGAAATGAAGAATACATCCCTCACTTACCTACTGCTTTTAAAGTTTTGTATTGATATTCTTTTCGAATTCTTTCTACAAAAATTAATGAAATCATTGTTACAAGGTTAATTCCAAATGCCACTGCCACAATTGGTAAGACAAAACTTCAAAAAAAGATGAAGGTTGCTGCAGCAAACGAGTGGATTTGATAAGTTGTAATAAATCCTTCAGTTCAAAAAGAAAATGTTGCTAATTGAAAGGGATTTTTTATTTGTCCACCATCAATTAATAGGTTAATATATCTGTCAAATTCTGCATTGCTTTGACCAAATTCTGCAATCTTTTTTAATTCATCACTAACATTGATTGTGCTCGCCAAAACACATGTTGTGATAAGTATTGATATGAATGCAAGTCCTGTGGCCAAAGAAGTTGCATAGAGAAATTTATGCCTCATATTACTGTCTCCTTGATTGTTTCTATAATTATATAACTATTTCACTAAAAGTTTCAATAATTCTCATTGTTAATGTTGTTTCTCTTCGTTTCATCTCTTTACCACAAGCATTGATGAAGAGTTGTCTATCTGAAAAGATGTAAAGTTTTTGCTTAGCCCTAGTGATGGCAGTATAAATCATTTTTTTATTTAAAAATCACCTTGATGCTGGATTATCATGATCTAAAACTAAAATTACTGTTTCATACTCACTCCCTTGGGTTTTGTGGATTGTGCAAGCATAACTCAAAACTACATTAGCAAATTGCTTTGCTTTTAGTTCTTTATCTTGTTCAGAAAAACTCAATAAAGCTAAATTTAAAGAATTTTTAGTAATTTTTAAATCTTTAATGTAACCAATATCACCATTGTATAATTCTAATTGAGCATTGTTTTCAGTATACATAACTTTATCATTAATTCGATAACTTAAACCACCCTTTTTATATTCAGTACTTTTTGCAGAGTTAACTAAATTTTTAATCTGAACATTTAAATTAGCTACTCCTAAATCATTTTTATACATGGGGGCAATTACTTGAATATCAGTTAGTTGATCGGTTAGTTTTGCAGGATTATTTTCAGAATAAACTTTTTTTATTTTTTTGAGCATTTCTTTTGCATCATTTTCAAAAGAAAAATCTACATTGTTTAAATTCTCAAAATCAAAAGCTTTAATTGTATTACTTTGAATTGCAGTTGCCAGATCAATAATTGAATTCTTTCCAGCTGTTGTTGTTTGACGATTGTTTTGCAATAATTCAGTTGTCAAAAATTTTTGTGAATCAATCAAGTCCTCATATAGATTACCATAGCCAACACTTGGCAATTGGTTCTTATCTCCAACCAAAATTATTTTCTCAACATCAACCACTCCAACAAGTAGTGAAGCAAACAAATGGTTGTCTATCATTGAACATTCATCAATGATTAACATTTTTTTTGAAGTTGGATTGTTAAGATTGTATTCAAACTCACCATCTCCCCTGGCTTTTAAAAAACGGTGAATTGTCACTGCTTTATTTTCTTGTTCAATATCATTAATCCGACTAGCAGCTCTCCCAGTTGGAGCTAAAATTGCATAACGTTTACTGTGATAAATTTTTTGGTATAACTTGACTATGCCCATGATCACTGTGGTTTTTCCTGTCCCAGGACCTCCAGTAATAATTGAGACATTTGCTGTTAAAAAATTTCGAATTGCTTGGAGTTGTTCAAGATTATATTTGAAGTCTTGAATTTGTAAAGCTGTTCCAATTTCAGTTTCAACTTCTTGGATCAAGGTTTCAAAATCTGTATCAATAGTTTTATTGGGTGAGTCTTCAATTGCCTTGAGCTGTGTGGCAATTGTAATTTCATCTTGATAGCTTTCAGTTGTGTAAATTTTTTTAATGTTATCTTTTTTTCCAGCATCAAAAACAAAAAGTTTTAATTGCTTATTCATTAGTGCAATTGCTCTATCGATTTCTTCATAACTTAAATCAAAGAACTTTTCTTGAATTTTTTTGCGCAAATCAGCTAGTTTTAATCATGTGTTTCCTGTAGTAAACAAAATGTCTTTACTATATTTATAAGCTCATCAATAGATTCTTTTTTCTAATAGATTGTTTGTGGTGTCAAATGACAAAACAACTTTGTCCACCTCTTCAAAACTTGAAAGATTGTTTTCATCAGCATATTCAAAAAAATAATTTGTTAAAATTCTTCAGACCTCTTCATCATCAAGACAATCTTTGACTAAAAAATCATAGAACTCTTCTTTTAAATTGTTTTCTAAAAATTTTTCACTAATTGAGTCAGTGTTGTATAATTGCTTTAAAGTGTCAGTGAGAGTGTTAATTTTTTCTAACTCCAAGTCTGGAACTGTTTTTAATAACTCAGGAGTTGTGATTATTTTACTTAAAGTATCTACTGGAATTTGTTCAACAATCATTGTGGCTGATTTTTCACCAATAGTATCAAAAACACTAGATTTTAAATAATTAATTGTTTGTTGGTTATCTAACTGAGTTGTTGGTTGATAAGAAACAGTTTCAAAAATTTTGTGATAGCTTTTATGACCAGCAAATTCACCTTTAAATTCATAAGGGATGTTGATTTTTAAAGTTTTAATATCACCTCTAATAAAGGTGTTTTCCACTTGATCAAGTCTTTCGATTCTAGCAACGGCTTTAACTCCAGTTCTAGTTTTAAACTCCTTGATTATACCCACAATTTTCATACATACCTCCTTGGTCTTATAGTTTTTTAATTAATAGCCTGATTTTAAATTTGCAAAAGTCTATAAATAGACTTTTATACTTGTGTCATAAATAATTTTAGCATAAATTATTTTTCAAATAAAAAATGAATACATTTTGGTATTCATTTTAAAAAATATCATCAAGGTCTAAATCAATGTCATTTTTTTGTTTGGCTGCCTTAGCCTTGACATCTTTACTTGGATTTTTTTTAACTACACCGCCACTTGGTTTTGGTTTGACAATAGGTTTAACTTTATTAACAGGTTTAGTTTTTTCAGGTTCACCAATACCACCTTCATCATCTCCAGATTTTGATGATGGAGGAATATCTCCATTTTTAATAATATAAGATTTTTCTAATGAAGTTGTAATAATTTCATTTTGCATATCTAAGTCTGCAGGAACATCTTCTAACTCTTCATATTTAAAACTTTCAACATTAATTTGGATTAAATTATCTTCTTCATCTAGAATGTTTAAGATATCCTTACTTTGGATGTTGTACAAGAAAGTTGCAAACTCATCACGCTTTTTGTTTCATGGATACAAGCGTACTCCCTTTTTAGGACGGCTCATTAATGGTACTAGGTCTTGTTTAATTTTTTTAACATTACCTTTGTTAGTTAAAATTAAAATATCTCCACTGTCAAATGCTTTACCAGCAATGATGTCATCATCTTTAACAACTGTTGACTTAACTCCCTTAGCACTAGCACTAGCACTTGGAATTTCACCAATATCATAACGAACTGCATAACCATTTTTTGTTAACATTGTAACAGTTTTGGTTTTTGAAGTTACTAGTGAAGCAGAGACAATTTCATCATTTTCTTGTAATTTCATAATTCTAAATGATTTTGAAAATAGACGAGTTTCTAAATCTTCAACTGGAGTTCTTTTAATCATTCCTTTTTTAGTTGCCAACAAGATTTCTTGTTTGGCATTAACATATTCATGAACTACAAAGGCTGCTAAAATTCTTTCATTTTGTCCAGTCAAAGTGGCTATTTTGTTTAAGTGCATTCCAGTATCTTTTCATTTACTTGGAGTAATTTTATAAACTGGAATTGAGTAGTAAGTTCCAGCACTTGAAACTAATAGTAAGAAATCTAAACTTGAAGCTGGAACTGTTGAAATTCAAATATCATTAGGTTTTCTTTTAAAGTCTGCCATTGAATTTTTCCCAAGTTGAGAATCCTCAATTGCCTTTAAATATCCATCCTGAGAAATTCAAATTGTAAAGTTATGTTCAACAATAGTTTTTTTAATTTCAACATCAATATTTTCAATTTCTTTGATAATGGTACTTCTTCTTGGAATTCCAAACTCAGTTCTAGTTTGAGTTAATTGATCAACAATTTCTTGGTTTAAAATATTTTTATCAGCTAAAATTGCTTCAAATTTTTTAATTTGTAAAGCTAATTCTGCTTTTTCTTCTTCTAATTTTAAAATATCAGTTGAAGTTAAACGGTACAATCTTAAATCAACAATTGCAGTGGCTTGAACTTCACTAAAAGCAAATTTATTAACTAAATTTTCAATAGCATCAGTACGGTTTTTTGATTCACGAATAACTTGAATGATCTCATCAAGAATTGAAATTGCTTTGATTAGTCCATCAATTATTTCTAAGCGTTTTTTTGCTTTTTCTAAATCAAAAGTTGTTTTACGAGTTAAAACTTCTTGGTAATGTGCAATGTAAGCTTGTAAAATTGCAATTAACCCAAGTTGTTTTGGTTGTTTATCAACAATTACCACATTATTGTAATTGTATGAAACTTGTAATGGTGTATTTTTTAATAAAAATTTTCTGGTTAATTCATAATCTGCTTTATTTGAAAGTTCAATCACAATTCTTAGACCAGTACGGTCAGTTTCATCGCGAACTTCTTTAACTTCAATTTGTGGATTTGCATCAACTACATCACCAATTTTTTTAACTAAATCTTGTTTGACAATTTCATAAGGAATTTCATCAATGATAATGTTGTTTTCTTCACGATGCATTTTTGACTGAATAATTACTCGACCTTTTCCAGTCTCAAAAGCAGACTCAATTCCTTCTTGCCCCATTACAATAGCTCCTGTTGGAAAGTCAGGACCTTGCACAATTTTTAATAAGTCTTTAAGTTTGAGATTGGGATTTTTAATTAAAGCCACTGTGGCATCAATAATTTCACAAATATTGTGTGGAGGCATGTTGGTAGCATAACCTGCAGCAATCCCAGTAGCTCCATTAACTAAGATATTTGGAAAGTAACCAGGTAAAACTGTAGGTTCACGTTCTGAATCATCAAAGTTTGGAGCAAATAAAACAGTGTTTTTTTGTAAGTCATCAAGCAATAAACTAGTAATTTTTGCTAAACGAGACTCTGTATACCTCATCGCTGCAGCACTATCGCCATCAATTGATCCATTGTTACCATGCATATCCACAAGTGGAATGTTAAGTTTTCAATGTTGACTCATTCTCACTAATGCATCATATACTGAAGTATCTCCATGAGGGTGGTATTTACCAATAACATCCCCAACAATACGAGCTGATTTTTTATAGGGTTTATCATGGGTTAAATTAATTTCATTCATCGCATATAAGACTCTTCGTTGGACAGGTTTTAACCCATCACGAACATCAGGTAAAGCTCTTTCTTGGATAATGTATTTTGCATATCTCCCAAAACGATCACCCATTAATTCTTCAACTGAGTATCCCAAAATTCCCATTTCTTTTTTATCTGCCATACTAATTTATTCCTTTCTTATATTTCAAACACTGTTTCAGTTACATCTTTATTTAAAAATTCTAATAAATTAAGTCTATCATAAATTTTTTGACCAACTTCAGTTGCAATATATTGACCTGCTTGGTTTTTTGTAAAAATTTGTGGTTTGTTTTCTGCCACTAACCTAGCTTTTAATTCAGCTAAATGGTTTGCAATTGTTTGACCACGACGAACATTATTGTATAAATCAATTAATTGTTCTTTGTTATCATAACTTGCATAAAACTTATTTTCAAAGGCTACACTTTCTTGTAAATTTTGGTCTAAAATTTCTTTAATTGAAGCTTTTAACTCAACTTCATCACCAAGACAATTTGTTTCAAGTAGATAACTTGGTATAAATTGTAACACAGTTTCATTCTTAGCCATAGTTTGAGTTTCAACAATTGCAGTTTGGGTTTTTGTAATAATTTCTTCAAGCGACAAACCAGCAATTTCCTTGGCAAAATCTAAGTTAAACAATATTTCATGTAAGTTAATGAAGATGCCAAACATTTCAAGTCTTGTTCAAATAATAGTTTTTTTGATTTGTTTTGATTTTAAAATAGCACTAGCTGTATTGGGGTTTAAAAAGTAAGCATCAGTCTGACTATCATAAATTAAAATTCCATTTTGTGGCCTTGCCAATTGCTTGGCTTCATCTAATTTTTGTTTAGCATTATTCATCAAAATTTTAATAATTGATTTAAGTCATTCAATTTTTGACTGATCTGTCAAATCAAGAACTAGTGGGTTTCTGAACAAAGCATCTCAATCACCTTTGACCTCTTCACTGGGATACATATCTAAAATGATTTTATTGTCAGTTTCTTTTCAAATAACCATAAAGTCATTAAAAATTACATAGCGACTTAGTTCTTTGTTGATACTATTGTATTCATCAATACACTTTATTATGTATTCTTTATTTGTTGCTATTATTTTTTCCATTATAATACCCCAATCTCATTGAATTATTTTGCTTCAATGTATTCTATGTTGTCTTCAAGTGTAAATTTAACATTTTCTTCAATTCATTCTTTTCTTTTTTCAGCATTATCTCCCATTAAAGTTCTAAAAGCAGTTTCAGCAGATAAGGCATCTTCAATTCGCACCTGAATCAACTTTCTTTGTTCAGGATCCATTGTGGTTTCTCACAATTGGTCTGCATTCATCTCACCCAAACCTTTATAACGTTGGATTTCAACTTTACCTTTAACTTTTTTCATATGGTTTGCCAATTCATCTTCAGTTCACAAGTAAATAAAGTCTTTTTTACTACCTTGTGTTACTTTGAATAAGGGAGGCATAGCAATATAAACATTTTTATTTGAAATTAAATCCTTCATATAACGATAAAAGAAAGTTAATAGCAAAGTTTGAATGTGAGCTCCATCTGTATCCGCATCAGTCATAATGATGATTTTGCCATAATTTATATCATCAACATCAAAGTCACTACCAATTCCAGCTCCAATTGCATTAATAATGGTAGTGATTTCTTCATTTTTCAATAAATCAATTAACTTTGTTTTCTCTGCATTTATTACTTTACCACGTAATGGCAAGATTGCTTGAAATTTTCGATCTCTTCCTGATTTAGCACTACCACCAGCTGAATCCCCTTCAACTAAAAATAATTCATTTTGGGTTTTATCTTTACCTTGGGCTGGAGTTAATTTACCCAGCATTGTTTTACCTCTGGTTTTATTTTTTTGGTCTCGAACTGCTTGGCGAGCTTTACGAGCTTCGTCTCGAGCTCGTCTTGCTAACAGAGCTTTTTCAATGATGTTAACAGCAATAGTTTTGTTTTCTTGTAATCAAAAACCAAAAATTTCTTCAGTAATTTTTTCACAAGCACTACGTGCTTCACTGGTTCCTAATTTTCCTTTGGTTTGACCTTCATATTGAATTAAATTTTCAGGAATTTTTACAGTTACAACTGCAATTAAACCTTCTTTAATATCTGCTTGGTCTAATTTTTTATCTTTTTCTTTGATAATTGCTTGGGCACGTCCATATTCATTAAGTGCTTTTAATAAACCAGTACGATAACCTGTAATGTGGGTTCCCCCATCACTAGTTTTAACATTATTGGCAAATCCCATAATGTTATCTGCAAAGTCATCTGTGTAAGTCATAGCAATTTCTACATCAATTTCATTCTCGTTCCCTTTAATCATAATTGGGTTACACAATTGTTTGGCACTACCTCTTAACTCATTGACAAATTCAATTAACCCATTTTCAAAACGATATTCAACATATTTATCACTACGTTCATCTTTTAAAGTTATTTTTAAACCTGAATTTAGTAAAGCAGACTCTTTTAAACGTTCTGAAATTGTTGAAAATGAAAATTTTGTGGTACTAAAAATAGTTTCATCAGGAGTGAAGTTAACTACTGTTCCTGTTAATTTTGAAGTTCCAGTTTCTTTTAGTGGAGCAGTTAACTGTCCGCCTTTGGCAAATTTAATTTGAGAAATTAAACCATCTCGATAAATTACTACTTTAAATTTACTTGAAAGAGCATTAACAACTGAAGAAC includes these proteins:
- a CDS encoding ATP-dependent DNA helicase — encoded protein: MKIVGIIKEFKTRTGVKAVARIERLDQVENTFIRGDIKTLKINIPYEFKGEFAGHKSYHKIFETVSYQPTTQLDNQQTINYLKSSVFDTIGEKSATMIVEQIPVDTLSKIITTPELLKTVPDLELEKINTLTDTLKQLYNTDSISEKFLENNLKEEFYDFLVKDCLDDEEVWRILTNYFFEYADENNLSSFEEVDKVVLSFDTTNNLLEKRIYWWAYKYSKDILFTTGNTWLKLADLRKKIQEKFFDLSYEEIDRAIALMNKQLKLFVFDAGKKDNIKKIYTTESYQDEITIATQLKAIEDSPNKTIDTDFETLIQEVETEIGTALQIQDFKYNLEQLQAIRNFLTANVSIITGGPGTGKTTVIMGIVKLYQKIYHSKRYAILAPTGRAASRINDIEQENKAVTIHRFLKARGDGEFEYNLNNPTSKKMLIIDECSMIDNHLFASLLVGVVDVEKIILVGDKNQLPSVGYGNLYEDLIDSQKFLTTELLQNNRQTTTAGKNSIIDLATAIQSNTIKAFDFENLNNVDFSFENDAKEMLKKIKKVYSENNPAKLTDQLTDIQVIAPMYKNDLGVANLNVQIKNLVNSAKSTEYKKGGLSYRINDKVMYTENNAQLELYNGDIGYIKDLKITKNSLNLALLSFSEQDKELKAKQFANVVLSYACTIHKTQGSEYETVILVLDHDNPASRWFLNKKMIYTAITRAKQKLYIFSDRQLFINACGKEMKRRETTLTMRIIETFSEIVI
- the parC gene encoding DNA topoisomerase IV subunit A → MADKKEMGILGYSVEELMGDRFGRYAKYIIQERALPDVRDGLKPVQRRVLYAMNEINLTHDKPYKKSARIVGDVIGKYHPHGDTSVYDALVRMSQHWKLNIPLVDMHGNNGSIDGDSAAAMRYTESRLAKITSLLLDDLQKNTVLFAPNFDDSEREPTVLPGYFPNILVNGATGIAAGYATNMPPHNICEIIDATVALIKNPNLKLKDLLKIVQGPDFPTGAIVMGQEGIESAFETGKGRVIIQSKMHREENNIIIDEIPYEIVKQDLVKKIGDVVDANPQIEVKEVRDETDRTGLRIVIELSNKADYELTRKFLLKNTPLQVSYNYNNVVIVDKQPKQLGLIAILQAYIAHYQEVLTRKTTFDLEKAKKRLEIIDGLIKAISILDEIIQVIRESKNRTDAIENLVNKFAFSEVQATAIVDLRLYRLTSTDILKLEEEKAELALQIKKFEAILADKNILNQEIVDQLTQTRTEFGIPRRSTIIKEIENIDVEIKKTIVEHNFTIWISQDGYLKAIEDSQLGKNSMADFKRKPNDIWISTVPASSLDFLLLVSSAGTYYSIPVYKITPSKWKDTGMHLNKIATLTGQNERILAAFVVHEYVNAKQEILLATKKGMIKRTPVEDLETRLFSKSFRIMKLQENDEIVSASLVTSKTKTVTMLTKNGYAVRYDIGEIPSASASAKGVKSTVVKDDDIIAGKAFDSGDILILTNKGNVKKIKQDLVPLMSRPKKGVRLYPWNKKRDEFATFLYNIQSKDILNILDEEDNLIQINVESFKYEELEDVPADLDMQNEIITTSLEKSYIIKNGDIPPSSKSGDDEGGIGEPEKTKPVNKVKPIVKPKPSGGVVKKNPSKDVKAKAAKQKNDIDLDLDDIF
- the scm1 gene encoding motility-associated protein Scm1, translated to MRHKFLYATSLATGLAFISILITTCVLASTINVSDELKKIAEFGQSNAEFDRYINLLIDGGQIKNPFQLATFSFWTEGFITTYQIHSFAAATFIFFWSFVLPIVAVAFGINLVTMISLIFVERIRKEYQYKTLKAVGKWGMYSSFLVFAVCAITFIILIAFLEKQFDKVSLLDQGSKSFGSAEYQTDHTRINSFNFFLNGTLATMFGNGLIHVDSRIIDSTIINTNMLITTNIFLAVLIPISLICTISFSSIWIATFISNRNNGLSKFSRWLGNVRIDSRREFAGVILRNWWFWILAACFLVTIIYPGLVHDYQTGTQITIAVVSLVLLPVCFIPLFIAIYKIFKIRMFNYNKMMFAQILCLSITTTSLQVIIWALFGEQIMGPAWLMIGFPLLTIITSILCTFGFIKWKS
- the parE gene encoding DNA topoisomerase IV subunit B; this encodes MSDTKKDLNYTEDSIQILEGLEAVRKRPGMYIGSTDVRGLHHLVWEIVDNSIDEALAGYCTEINVVLEKDGSVTVKDNGRGVPIGMYKGTSQSTPEIIFSVLHAGGKFGGDGYKTSGGLHGVGSSVVNALSSKFKVVIYRDGLISQIKFAKGGQLTAPLKETGTSKLTGTVVNFTPDETIFSTTKFSFSTISERLKESALLNSGLKITLKDERSDKYVEYRFENGLIEFVNELRGSAKQLCNPIMIKGNENEIDVEIAMTYTDDFADNIMGFANNVKTSDGGTHITGYRTGLLKALNEYGRAQAIIKEKDKKLDQADIKEGLIAVVTVKIPENLIQYEGQTKGKLGTSEARSACEKITEEIFGFWLQENKTIAVNIIEKALLARRARDEARKARQAVRDQKNKTRGKTMLGKLTPAQGKDKTQNELFLVEGDSAGGSAKSGRDRKFQAILPLRGKVINAEKTKLIDLLKNEEITTIINAIGAGIGSDFDVDDINYGKIIIMTDADTDGAHIQTLLLTFFYRYMKDLISNKNVYIAMPPLFKVTQGSKKDFIYLWTEDELANHMKKVKGKVEIQRYKGLGEMNADQLWETTMDPEQRKLIQVRIEDALSAETAFRTLMGDNAEKRKEWIEENVKFTLEDNIEYIEAK